From Mastacembelus armatus chromosome 13, fMasArm1.2, whole genome shotgun sequence, one genomic window encodes:
- the LOC113134381 gene encoding extracellular calcium-sensing receptor-like — MDGDYVIGGVFSIHLYVQTVEYNYTTVRQPLKCRGSINGRGLRFSRAMVFAIEEINNSTKLLPGIRLGYQIYDSCASVPMAVHVAFQLSNGLDPEFYTRDNCSKSGMVMAVVGESGSTPSISISQIIGSFNIPQVSHFATCACLSDKRQYPNFFRTIPSDHFQAAALAKLVKHFGWTWIGAVRSDSDYGNNGMASFLEAAHKVGICVEYSESFYRTNLRSRIQRVADVIRRSTAMVVVAFAASGDMRILLEELSREPSPPRQWIGSEAWVSDPDTSKFTFCEGAIGFGIQKSVIPGFRDFLLDLSPTTVAASPILTEFWESAFNCRLEKSAATDKKVCDGTEDIQKFQSPYTDTSQLRITNMVYKAVYAIAHAIHNAVCQETNSTTQCDRISNIEPKQVLNHLKKVNFSQNGYPVSFDANGDPVATYELVNWQKSESGSIVFVTVGQYDASLPLGQEFHINRNITWVEGRTQVPVSVCTDSCPKGTHKVLQKGKPICCYDCVPCPEGEISNATDSTDCFPCPNEFWPNAEKDTCVPKPVEFLSFGEILGVILATFSVGGACLAIITATIFFQHRTSPIVRANNSELSFLLLFSLTLCFLCSLTFIGAPSEWSCMLRHTAFGITFVLCISCVLGKTMVVLMAFKATLPGSNVMKWFGPQQQRMTVILFTFIQVVICTVWLIVSPPFPMKNFTVYKERIIMECALGSAIGFWAVLGYIGLLAVFCFVLAVLARKLPDNFNEAKFITFSMLIFCAVWITFIPAYVSSPGKFTVAVEIFAILASSFGLILCIFAPKCFIILFKPEKNTKKHLMNKHQP, encoded by the exons ATGGATGGTGATTATGTTATCGGGGGTGTTTTCTCTATACACCTTTATGTACAAACAGTGGAGTATAACTACACCACAGTGCGGCAGCCACTGAAGTGCAGAGGGAG CATTAACGGCCGTGGACTGCGTTTTTCACGTGCAATGGTCTTTGCCATTGAGGagattaacaacagtacaaagctGCTCCCAGGCATCAGGCTCGGTTATCAGATCTATGACTCATGTGCCTCAGTGCCCATGGCGGTGCATGtggcatttcagctttctaatGGTCTGGACCCTGAGTTTTATACCAGAGATAACTGCTCAAAATCTGGTATGGTGATGGCTGTTGTTGGTGAATCTGGGTCCACACCATCCATCAGCATTTCACAGATCATTGGGTCCTTTAATATTCCTCAA GTGAGTCACTTTGCCACTTGTGCATGCCTTTCTGATAAGCGTCAGTATCCGAATTTCTTCAGAACAATCCCCAGTGACcatttccaggctgctgctctggccaAGCTGGTGAAACACTTTGGCTGGACTTGGATAGGTGCTGTCCGGTCAGATTCAGACTATGGAAATAATGGCATGGCGTCTTTTCTGGAGGCAGCACACAAAGTGGGGATCTGTGTTGAATACTCTGAATCTTTCTATCGGACCAACCTACGTAGCAGGATCCAGAGAGTGGCTGATGTTATCCGCAG GTCAACAGCTATGGTTGTTGTTGCATTTGCAGCCTCTGGAGACATGAGGATCTTGCTGGAGGAGCTGTCTCGTGAACCTTCCCCACCTCGTCAGTGGATAGGCAGTGAGGCCTGGGTGTCTGACCCAGACACGTCTAAGTTCACTTTCTGTGAGGGAGCCATCGGATTTGGGATTCAGAAATCTGTCATCCCAGGTTTTAGAGACTTCCTGCTGGATCTCTCTCCCACTACAGTGGCAGCCTCCCCAATTCTTACTGAGTTCTGGGAGAGTGCATTCAactgcagactggaaaaaa gTGCTGCCACAGACAAGAAAGTGTGTGATGGAACCGAGGACATACAGAAATTCCAGAGCCCGTACACTGACACATCTCAGCTCCGAATCACTAACATGGTGTACAAGGCTGTTTATGCAATAGCACATGCCATTCATAATGCAGTGTGTCAGGAGACTAATTCTACAACTCAGTGTGACAGAATCAGCAACATAGAGCCCAAACAG GTTCTTAATCATCTGAAGAAAGTAAACTTTTCCCAAAATGGTTATCCTGTGTCATTTGATGCCAATGGGGATCCTGTGGCCACATATGAGCTGGTTAACTGGCAGAAAAGTGAGAGTGGCagcattgtgtttgtgacagtAGGGCAATATGATGCATCACTGCCACTGGGCCAGGAGTTCCATATCAACAGGAACATCacctgggtggaaggcaggacaCAA gttcctgtgtcagtgtgcactgacagctgtcctaaaggaactcataaagtgctgcagaaaggaaaacccaTCTGCTGTTATGATTGTGTACCATGTCCTGAGGGAGAGATTAGCAATGCTACAG attccaCTGATTGTTTCCCTTGTCCCAATGAGTTCTGGCctaatgcagagaaagacacatgtGTTCCCAAGCCTGTAGAGTTTCTTTCCTTCGGTGAGATCCTGGGAGTCATCCTGGCTACGTTCTCAGTTGGTGGTGCCTGTCTGGCCATTATAACAGCGACTATATTCTTTCAACACAGAACCTCCCCAATTGTCAGGgccaacaactctgagctgagcttcctgctgctcttctccctgactctgtgtttcttatgttcattaactttcattGGAGCACCCTCTGAGTGGTCCTGCATGCTGCGCCACACAGCGTTTGGGATcacctttgtcctctgtatctcttgtgttctggggaaaactatggtggtgttaatggccttcaaagctacacttccaggtagtaatgtcatgaaatggtttGGTCCTCAACAGCAAAGAATGACtgtaatattatttacatttatccaaGTTGTTATATGTACTGTTTGGTTGATTGTTAGTCCCCCTTTTCCAATGAAAAACTTCACCGtatacaaagaaagaatcatCATGGAGTGTGCGTTAGGCTCAGCTATTGGGTTCTGGGCTGTGCTCGGGTACATAGGCCTCTTggctgtcttttgctttgtgttagctGTCCTGGCCCGGAAACTGcctgataattttaatgaagccaagtttatcaccttcagcatgctgatattctgtgcagtctggatcacttttatcccagcatatgtcagctctcctgggaagtttactgtggctgtggagatatttgccattctggcctccagttttggactaatattgtgtatatttgctccaaagtgtttcatcattttgtttaagccagagaagaacaccaagaaacatctgatgaacaAACATCAACCCTAG
- the LOC113134390 gene encoding extracellular calcium-sensing receptor-like — protein MRILLEELSREPSPPCQWIGSESWITHPDMFTFCEGAIGFGIQKSVIPGFRDFLLDLSPTTVAASPILTEFWESAFNCRLEKSAATEKNVCDGTEDIQKLQSPYTDTSQLRISNMVYKAVYAIAHAIHNAVCQETNSTTQCDRISSIEPKQVLNHLKKVHFFQNGYPVSFDANGDPVATYELVNWQKSESGSIVLVTVGQYDASLPLGQEFHINRNITWVEGRTQVPVSVCTDSCPKGTHKVLQKGKPICCYDCVPCPEGEISNATDSTDCFPCPNEFWPNEEKDTCVPKPVEFLSFSEILGVILATFSVGGACLAIITATIFFRHRTSPIVRANNSELSFLLLFSLTLCFLCSLTFIGAPSEWSCMLRHTAFGITFVLCISCVLGKTMVVLMAFKATLPGSNVMKWFGPTQQRMTVLSFTFIQVLICTVWLIVSPPFPMKNFTIYKERIILECALGSATGFWAVLGYIGLLAVFCFVLAVLARKLPDNFNEAKFITFSMLIFCTVWITFIPAYVSSPGKFTVAVEIFAILASSFGLILCIFAPKCFIILFKPEKNTKKHLMNKN, from the exons ATGAGGATCCTGCTGGAGGAGCTGTCTCGTGAACCTTCCCCACCTTGTCAGTGGATAGGCAGTGAGTCCTGGATAACCCATCCAGACATGTTCACTTTCTGTGAGGGAGCCATCGGATTTGGGATTCAGAAATCTGTCATCCCAGGTTTTAGAGACTTCCTGCTGGATCTCTCTCCCACTACAGTGGCAGCCTCCCCAATTCTTACTGAGTTCTGGGAGAGTGCATTCAactgcagactggaaaaaa gtgctgccacagaaaaaaatgtgtgtgatggaaCTGAGGACATACAGAAACTCCAAAGCCCGTACACTGACACATCTCAGCTTCGAATCAGTAACATGGTGTACAAGGCTGTTTATGCAATAGCACATGCCATTCATAATGCAGTGTGTCAGGAGACTAATTCTACAACTCAGTGTGACAGAATCAGCAGCATAGAGCCCAAACAG GTTCTTAATCATCTGAAGAAAGtacattttttccaaaatggtTATCCTGTGTCCTTTGATGCCAATGGGGATCCTGTGGCCACATATGAGCTGGTTAACTGGCAGAAAAGTGAGAGTGGCAGCATTGTGTTGGTGACAGTAGGGCAATATGATGCATCACTGCCACTGGGCCAGGAGTTCCATATCAACAGGAACATCacctgggtggaaggcaggacaCAA gttcctgtgtcagtgtgcactgacagctgtcctaaaggaactcataaagtgctgcagaaaggaaaacccaTCTGCTGTTATGATTGTGTACCATGTCCTGAGGGAGAGATTAGCAATGCTACAG attccaCTGATTGTTTCCCTTGTCCCAATGAGTTCTGGCCTaatgaagagaaagacacaTGTGTTCCCAAGCCCGTagagtttctttccttcagtgagATCCTGGGAGTCATCCTGGCTACGTTCTCAGTTGGTGGTGCCTGTCTGGCCATTATAACAGCGACTATATTCTTTCGACACAGAACATCCCCGATTGTCAGGgccaacaactctgagctgagcttcctgctgctcttctccctgactctgtgtttcttatgttcattaactttcattGGAGCACCCTCTGAGTGGTCCTGCATGCTGCGCCACACAGCGTTTGGGATcacctttgtcctctgtatctcttgtgttctggggaaaactatggtggtgttaatggccttcaaagctacacttccaggtagtaatgtcatgaaatggtttGGTCCTACACAGCAAAGAATGACTGtattatcatttacatttatccaaGTTTTAATATGTACTGTTTGGTTGATTGTTAGTCCCCCTTTTCCAATGAAAAACTTCAccatatacaaagaaagaatcatCCTGGAGTGTGCGTTAGGCTCAGCTACTGGGTTCTGGGCTGTGCTCGGGTACATAGGCCTGCTggctgtcttttgctttgtgttagctGTCCTGGCCCGGAAACTGcctgataattttaatgaagccaagtttatcaccttcagcatgctgatattctgtacagtctggatcacttttatcccagcatatgtcagctctcctgggaagtttactgtggctgtggagatatTTGCCATTCTGGCTTCCAGTTTTGGactaatattgtgtatatttgctccaaagtgtttcatcattttgtttaagccagagaagaacaccaagaaacatctgatgaacaAAAATTAA
- the LOC113124701 gene encoding extracellular calcium-sensing receptor-like has product MDGDYVIGGVFAIHLYAQTVEHNYTTVPEPLKCTGSINGRGLRFIRAMVFAIEEINNSTKLLPGIRLGYQIYDSCASVPMAVHVAFQLSNGLDPEFYTRDNCSKSGMVMAVVGESDSTPSITISRIIGSFNIPQVSYSATCACLSNKRQYPNFFRTVPSDHFQAAALAKLVKHFGWTWIGAVRSDSDYGNNVMASFLEAAHKEGICVEYSESFYRNNPRSRIQRVADVIRRSTAMVVVAFAASGDMRILLEELSREPSPPRQWIGSESWITHADMLKFTFCDGAIGFGIQKSVIPGLRNFLLDLSPTTVSPSPILTEFWESAFNCRLEKSAATDKKVCDGTEEIQKLQSPYTDTSELRITNMVYKAVYAIAHAIHNAVCQETNSTTQCDRISSIEPKQVLTHLKKVHFFQNGYPVSFDANGDPVATYELVNWQKSESGSIVLVTVGQYDASLPLGQEFHINRNITWVEGRTQVPVSVCTDSCPKGTHKVLQKGKPICCYDCVPCPEGEISNATDSTDCFPCPNEFWPNAEKDTCFPKPVEFLSFSEILGVILATSSVGGACLAIITATIFFQHRTSPIVRANNSELSFLLLFSLTLCFLCSLTFIGAPSEWSCMLRHTAFGITFVLCIACVLGKTMVVLMAFKATLPGSNVMKWFGPLQQRMTVLSFTFIQVLICTVWLIVSPPFPMKNFTIYKERIILECALGSAIGFWAVLGYIGLLAVFCFVLAVLARKLPDNFNEAKFITFSMLIFCAVWITFIPAYVSSPGKFTVAVEIFAILASSFGLILCIFAPKCFIILFKPEKNTKKHLMNKNQS; this is encoded by the exons ATGGATGGTGATTATGTTATTGGGGGTGTTTTTGCTATACACCTTTATGCACAAACAGTGGAGCATAACTACACCACAGTGCCTGAGCCACTGAAGTGCACAGGGAG CATTAACGGCCGTGGACTGCGCTTCATACGTGCAATGGTCTTTGCCATTGAGGagattaacaacagtacaaagctGCTCCCAGGCATCAGGCTCGGTTATCAGATCTATGACTCATGTGCCTCAGTGCCCATGGCGGTGCATGtggcatttcagctttctaatGGTCTGGACCCTGAGTTTTATACCAGAGACAACTGCTCAAAATCTGGTATGGTGATGGCTGTTGTTGGTGAATCTGATTCCACACCATCCATCACCATTTCACGGATCATTGGGTCCTTTAATATTCCTCAA GTGAGTTACTCTGCCACTTGTGCATGCCTATCCAATAAGCGTCAGTACCCGAATTTTTTCAGAACAGTCCCCAGTGACcatttccaggctgctgctctggccaAGCTGGTGAAACACTTTGGCTGGACTTGGATAGGTGCTGTCCGGTCAGATTCAGACTATGGAAATAATGTCATGGCATCTTTTCTGGAAGCAGCACACAAAGAGGGGATCTGTGTTGAATACTCTGAATCTTTCTATCGGAACAACCCACGTAGCAGGATCCAGAGAGTGGCTGATGTTATCCGCAG GTCAACAGCTATGGTTGTTGTTGCATTTGCAGCCTCTGGAGACATGAGGATCCTGCTGGAGGAGCTGTCTCGTGAACCTTCCCCACCTCGTCAGTGGATAGGCAGTGAATCCTGGATAACCCATGCAGACATGCTTAAGTTCACTTTCTGTGATGGAGCCATTGGATTTGGGATTCAGAAATCTGTCATCCCAGGCCTCAGAAACTTCCTGCTGGATCTCTCTCCCACTACAGTGTCACCCTCCCCAATTCTTACTGAGTTCTGGGAGAGTGCATTCAactgcagactggaaaaaa gTGCTGCCACAGACAAGAAAGTGTGTGATGGAACCGAGGAAATACAGAAACTCCAGAGCCCGTACACTGACACATCTGAGCTCCGAATCACTAACATGGTGTACAAGGCTGTTTATGCAATAGCACATGCCATTCATAATGCAGTGTGTCAGGAGACTAATTCTACAACTCAGTGTGACAGAATCAGCAGCATAGAGCCCAAACAG GTTCTTACTCATCTGAAGAAAGtacattttttccaaaatggtTATCCTGTGTCATTTGATGCCAATGGGGATCCTGTGGCCACATATGAGCTGGTTAACTGGCAGAAAAGTGAGAGTGGCAGCATTGTGTTGGTGACAGTAGGGCAATATGATGCATCACTGCCACTGGGCCAGGAGTTCCATATCAACAGGAACATCacctgggtggaaggcaggacaCAA gttcctgtgtcagtgtgcactgacagctgtcctaaaggaactcataaagtgctgcagaaaggaaaacccaTCTGCTGTTATGATTGTGTACCATGTCCTGAGGGAGAGATTAGCAATGCTACAG attccaCTGATTGTTTCCCTTGTCCCAATGAGTTCTGGCctaatgcagagaaagacacatgttTTCCCAAGCCTGTagagtttctttccttcagtgagATCCTGGGAGTCATCCTGGCTACGTCCTCAGTTGGTGGTGCCTGTCTGGCCATTATAACAGCGACTATATTCTTTCAACACAGAACATCCCCGATTGTCAGGgccaacaactctgagctgagcttcctgctgctcttctccctgactctgtgtttcttatgttcattaactttcattGGAGCACCCTCTGAGTGGTCCTGCATGCTGCGCCACACAGCGTTTGGGATcacctttgtcctctgtatcGCTTGTGTCCTAGGGAAAactatggtggtgttaatggccttcaaagctacacttccaggtagtaatgtcatgaaatggtttGGTCCTCTACAGCAAAGAATGACTGtattatcatttacatttatccaaGTTTTAATATGTACTGTTTGGTTGATTGTTAGCCCCCCCTTTCCAATGAAAAACTTCAccatatacaaagaaagaatcatCCTGGAGTGTGCATTAGGCTCAGCTATTGGGTTCTGGGCTGTTCTCGGGTACATAGGCCTTCTggctgtcttttgctttgtgttagctGTCCTGGCCCGGAAACTGcctgataattttaatgaagccaagtttatcaccttcagcatgctgatattctgtgcagtctggatcacttttatcccagcatatgtcagctctcctgggaagtttactgtggctgtggagatatttgccattctggcctccagttttggactaatattgtgtatatttgctccaaagtgttttatcattttgtttaagccagagaagaacaccaagaaacatctgatgaacaAAAATCAATCCTAG